A segment of the Lolium perenne isolate Kyuss_39 chromosome 3, Kyuss_2.0, whole genome shotgun sequence genome:
TTAACATATAACTAATTAATGGAACTAGCTTAACACATCCAGTGCATGATTCAGGAAAGAGGTTGATGAGCAAGGACGTACGCCTTGTGGGTAGCGGCGGTGACGAGGAGGACGGTGTTGCTGCCGGCGGCCTCGACGTCAGGGTACATGCCGCAACCGTTGCAGCCGCTGCCGCACTTGCAGGCATCGCCGCAGCCGCACTTTCCTGAGCAGCACGACATTTTCGGTTCGAGCTTGAGACTGGACGACCGGAGATGGAGGCTTTGGTTGGCTTCTTGATTGCTTGCTGGCTTGAGGAACTATGGCAACGCAGCGAGGACTATTTATAGGCCggccggaggaagaagaagagattgggaGATCGAGTTGAGAGATGCTGCACGGAAACGCGCACTTTGGCAAAAGGATGGAGGGGAGCGACCTAGGGACCACCGCACAAGAGCGCTTTGGAAAGAGGAACAATGATAGGCTCAATTTGATTCTTTTGTTTCTTCTGCTAGCTCTACTTTTTTTTTTTACAATCAATACAATGTATAATTTTTTTGAGAGAATACAATGTATATTTAAAGTAGAATATATGGTATAAGTACATGAGCAGTCTCCATCTATTACAAAATAAACCCTAAAAGAAATGACTAAATCTTCTTTTAAGATATAATCTTGTACTTTTAAAAGGCAGTTGTAGAAAAATGACACCAAATAAAACACTTATTAATACAACTGAGGGCTCTCTCGTAATTTTTAACTCAAGCCACAATGCCAAGGCTACGTGCACACATGCAGTCATTAAATTAATCAACCAACATCGGCAAAAGCACAAACAACAATATTCCAAGAAAAAAGCAACCGAACATGATGGTTGGTGTCGTCGGGAGCTGAGAATACGAATGGCCATTATTGAGGACGTAGCATCCATGAGTAATATTATTCATCCGCCGGTGTCGAGAATACTATTCATCCGCTGGAGCGAGACCTCTTTGAAATCTAACCCCGTGACGTCGATGACGCTTCCCGCAACACCGAGCGGCGATGAATGCTCATCAAAAGGCGCGAGGTCGATGTAACCGAGAGTGGATTTTCAGTAAGGCATGATGCCGATGTGAGAGGCTGCTAGGGGGAAGATCATGCGAGGCATTTAATAGAAACGGATAAATGGTGTGAACATCGCATTTCGAACGAAATCATAAAATCGCGGAAATATATTAGGACCAAAAAATTCACCAAAAAATTGTAATAAAAAGTATTTAAGATGATGCAAAGAAAAAGGAACGATGAAGATAAAGTAATTAATCGCCGCAAAAATATTAAACATGACCCAGCCTTCGTTTTCCGTGTGAGATGACATGCGACAAGGATGATGGTTTTACAATCTTTGGGCCGTGTGTGATACTCACACAAGATTCCAGGATGCTTCCATGTGTCATGTACTCACGGAGAAGCCTGCTTAGGCCACGTACAGACAGTCGAATTTTTGGGGCGTCAACGATGTTTTTATACCGCACATGAAAAGGACCTTCCGTGTGCAATGgggactgagatccagtgccTTGCTTAAGACAAGGCACGGATGAACAGTATCATGCCTTGACCCCCTTTTTTTGCCACTGGATTGAGAATCAATGGCCAGATGACCGCACACAGTGCATAAGCTACAGTACTATCTACAGTGCGCTTGCTACAGGACATCTGCTACAGTATTGTGCACAGTGCACGCGCTACAGTGTGTTGCTGCAGGGCTCAGATCTTGTTCGTCCATTTTCGATCTAACGTCCAGGAGAGCAAGGCATGGTACTGTTCATCCGTGCCTTGTCTTAAGCAAGGCACCGGATCTCAGTCAATGGAGACTTTAAAGGCCTTATATATAGGACAAGGCATTTATGAACCTGGGTGTAGATGCTTTTGGTTTAATAAAAAAATCGGGAAAAAtagtaaaaaatcaaaaaaatctgattttttttttaggaaacacagtacaaacgcagacgctcacatacacacgcatacactcacccctatgaacgtaaTTTTTTTGGACAATGAACATGAACAAGTGTCATCTGCACCAAAAATCTTCGGAAAAAAACATATGTAGTGGTctatgcaaaaaagacaaattagaGTGATGTAAGAAACAAATCTAGAGGTTCCAAACAACACCccattttgtcttttttgcacagaCCAATATATATGTATTTTCTTGGGGATTTTTGATGTGCAGTTAGAACACTTGTTTATTTTCATTGTCTAaaaatttcagatttttttgaatttatttactttttatttttattcaatcaggaGCATCTACACCCAAGTTCAGAACTGGTTTTTCGTGATATATAAGCATACATATGCCATGAATAGTAGCTAGCTCAGCTTAGTATGCCTATTAAATTTTGAACCGGGTACTGTAATTGGATCTGTCTCCTATATATTGTGTGGTTGAATCCGTATTTGAAACTTTTGTGTCAGACATGGTGTGTATGTATCATGTTGGCGTTTTAAATTTGTTTTCATATTCGTAGAAGaattttaagttttttttgtTGGTTGCTGCAATTGGCACAAGTAGCATGAAAAGGATTCCTCGATCAGATGTATGCATGTCGTTGTCCACTGAGGACTTTTCATTTGTGCAGATCTTCGAATTTGGCAATGCTACTGGCCATTTCCTAATTATTTGTACGCATGGGAAGTATCCATGAATCCATCACTAGTAGCAACTTTCAATCAGCTTTTTTCACAAGATCTGAAGCAGGTGACACTCTGTGCTGAGTTCTGAAGCAGGTGACACTCTGCGCTGTTCAACTCTCACGTGTGCATCGGTCGTTTCTTACATCTCAAATTAAGATCGACATGAAGATGATTAATACGTACGTACTGTAGTATGTAGTTAAACCTGGGGAATTTTATTTAGGCATACAAATCATGCGAAAACATGCAGGGGCGTACAGACAGGTCTAGCATGTGTAGCTTAGACCTCGACCAGGTAGCAGTACATGGTGGTAGTTAACGTAGACCGGCAAGATCAACTCCATGGTTGATGATCTAGCAGGTGCAGCAGGAGCAGCCGCAGCTGGTGCCGCAGTTGCACTTGCTGCAGCTGCAGCCGCCGTTCTCCGTCTCCGCGGCCATCTCCATCCCGCCGGCGCTACTGCAAATCAAGATTAAGTGATTAACATGCAGAATTAATACTTATTGCCCATATGTATATGATTGGCTAGTGCATGCATGAGTACATAAACTTAAACTACGTACGCCTtgtgggtggcggcggcgactaGGAAGATGTTGCCGTTGCTGGCGGCCTCGACGTCGGGGTACATGCCGCAGCCGTTGCAGCCGCTGCCGCACTTGCAGGCGTCGCCGCAGCCGCACTTTCCTGAGCAGCACGACATCTTCGAGCTTGTTGGAGTTGGATGAAGGCTTTGACAAATGATTAGCTAGGAGATCTTGTGCTTCTTGCTGGCTTGAGGACCTATGGCAAGCCAGAGAGGGCTATTTATAGGGGAGCGACCTAGCAGAGGACGAAAAATGGAGATGAGTGATGCTGCACGTACGCGCGCACTTTGGGAAAGGATGGAGGGGAGCCAGTCAGGGACCACCGCCGCGACAGCGCTTGGGGAAGATGAATAAGGATGGATAGAGGCCTCTCACTCAATTTGATTCCTTTTGTTTCTTCTCCATGCTTTGCATCTTCTTAGAAAAACTTTTTTTTGAGATGTACAGGAAAAGCattgaaagaaaaagaaaatgcaATCTGGTCTCGTTTAAGCCCTCAATCCTCCCCACTAGGAGACACATGGCCATGGTGCGTAACGTTGTGGCCGAAAAAATAAAGTCAAGAGTCAGGTTCACTAGTTCTCTGGTCGGACCACCAACTTAGCCGGTTCGATAGCGATAGAAAACCAGTAAAATTCGTTACTATTCAGTCTTTTTCCGAGAAAACTTGACCCAAAAGTCTATACCTACCATCAACTTCTATAATACCACAAAATAAGAAAGTCAACTTCTCATCCTTGAACTCTTGGGAGCGCTTTTCGTCTCTAAAATTATTTCTAGTTTACAACTGACCTTGAACTCTCAGAATAGTTCACTTTCATCCCTTTTCAGTTGATCAAACAATCAACCAACCGAATAGGTTTTTAACCAGACTCGGATTTCAAACCCAACATCTTAATGGAACCAGTTCGCTCAGTTTATCTCTCCCAAATCACTTGAAGTGTTGCGTCATAAACCCTCGCTGACCAAAACCCTAGCACCATTCTTGCCCCTCCACCATGACCCAAATCACGCAGGAGGAAGCCGAGCTTAAGTCTCATGCCGAAGCCCTGGACGTGCGTGAGGCAGAACTCCATCACCAAGCTAAATCTACCTTCCGAGAGGTCGATCTACGTTGTTAAGAAGCATAGCTCAATACTCCAGAGGCGGCGCTCGAAAGCTCGTCAGTCATCGGTGCCACTAAGGGCAAGACCATTGATAGCAAAACCCCACCTCTTCCCCTCCCAAATCAATCTACATATGCCACCTCCATCAAGTTGCATGTCTTGATCACCCTTGTTCTTACCACCCCAACTAGACCAACTAGTGCGAATTGTTTCTCGTCGCACTCAGTCGCTATAGCTCGACAAGCCACATCATCGGCGACGCCGGTGCTACTCCTTCCGACACATCACCCACGTCAGATTGGGGTTGAGATGACTTCAACGTGCTCTCCTGGATATATGGATCCATCGCCAGCAACCTCTTCAGCATTGTCATGCGCCTGTCTCGAGGCCGCACAATATTTGGGATTCCACCGAGAGCCTCTTCCACGAGAACAAGAAGCACTAGGTGATTCAGCTAGAGGCGGAGTTTAGGAACACTCCGCAAGGTGGCATGACCATCATCGACTACTGCACCAAGCTCAAGGCCCTTGCTAATACAAGACACACATGAACTAGACACTGAAACAACTAGACCCACTCGAACTTGATGTTGGTTCAGAAAAATAGGTAGACACAAGACATAGAGAGACACAAACTAATATGAGTCAATATCCAAATCGCTTCTGGTGTCCTCAGACGCGGTTGACTCGATGATATCTAGCCACCTCTCGGAATTCCGGTCGAGCGTTGATGACGGTTCGGTGGCGTACTCTGCCAGAATGGCGGCCTTCCTCATCCTCTTCTCTGCCCTATTCGCTCTACTCGCCGTCTTATGCGCCTTATAGAATTGGCGCTCATATTCCACGTCTTAGGGATGGTAGAGCCGCTACTGTGCCATGGCCCACTCGTCTGGCTTGGTGACGACAGGCCGCCACTGCCACCGCTGGTCCTCTTGCGTCACAAAGCGTGGTTGCGGAGTGACCGCATCGGCTTGCTTCCGAGACCCAatttccgggaagttcatgttgcGGGCGGCCTCATCCTTTGTgttgaaggtgccgagccacacccgCTCTCCAGCGGCGGTGATATCTGCCCCGAAAtgcccgccccccccccccccccggccacAAGCGGACTCAGTCGAAGCCCGTCGAGCTCAGATTGGCGCGGCGATGAGGAGACGTCTCGACGGCGGCTGGAAAACGGCCCTGCGGGGTCGGCGCTGGCGGGGTGAGGGGTTGTGGCGACAAGGAGCCAGTGGAGGGAGAACTGGGCTGTGAAACTTTGCGTTCGATACATGGCTTTATGTAGTGGCGCGAGGGCGAAACGGTGACGGAAAAATACGGCAAGAAGGAattggcggggagaaagtggagaAAAAAGTAGGCCGGAAGGACTTTGCCGTGTATGAGAGAAAAGCACATGCAAAAGGTGTGTCTTTGCCGTGTGTATTTGAAATGCACATGGCAAAGGCACACCTTTGCATGTGATTTTCCCCATTACACCGCAAAGAAGACATGGTAAATTCTCCCCTGCGCGAGCAACTTTTGGCGGGAAGAAACAGCACGCGGGGGAAGGGGACGTCGACGTGACCCTAATCCTATGGCATGTGTCCGTTAGAAGACACACGGCAAAGCCGTGCCCTTGTAATGGCTCCGCCAGATGCGGTACGTAGGGAAACATGGCACCTAGCTTTGCCATGTTTTTTTTTGCTCTTTTGTCCTGTACTTTTCTTTGACTTGCGTATTATGCATTTTTGTTGTGCATATATCTTTGTCGTGTGTTTTTGTGCTCTTTTTTTGCCGTGTATCTACATGTTCGGTACATGGCAACGACAAAAGAGTGGCACACGTCAATGAAGGATTTTCCTGTAGCAGAGATGAGCATCATCATGGAGATTGATAAGCTGCCACAGAGGAAGGAGAGCGTACTCCCCATTGGCATCGACATAGTCACCGCATATGTCGCAGGCCATCGCGAGTCACGAGAGCTCGTCAACATCGTCCAAGCGGCACCATGAATTTGTATTGCTTGCATCTTACCTCTGTTCACATCACAAAAGTCTCATTACTTTCTTAATTTGTATTGCACGGTGTATGTATGTCTATTATGTTGATATTTTGTACAAAAGTTTCATTATTTCCTTGGTTGTCCAGCTATGCAATGGCAGCACAAGTAGCTTGAAAATGAGTGGGCTAATTCCTCCATCGGATATATGCTTGTCGTCGTGCACTGAGATATATTTTTCATGTGCAGATCATTGAATTTCTCAAGATTAATTTCTTGAGCAAAACTAACTTCATGTTCCAAATTTTGTGTGTTACGCATGCCAATTACTTACTGTATGGGACAGATCCATCACTGCTGAAATACTGCTGCAACTTCTGTCTGAATTTCCTCAAGAGTTTAATTACTTTGCCGGCGTGACACTATGCGCTGTTCAAAGTGCTTCCGAGGTTTCAGACATCCCAAATTAAGATCGACAAGAAGATGATGGCAAAATTGACATGTAGTTAAGGCTGGGGTTTTTTATTTaggacatgcatgcatgcagatAATGCACACATGCATGCAGCTTGGGGCGTACAGACAGGCTTAGCATGTGTAGCTTAGCCCTCCATCAGGTAGCGTTACATGGTGGTAATTAAGTAGTGATGCAAGCCGCCAGATCAACTTGTTGATTGATGACCTAGCAGGTGCAGCAGGAGCAGCCGCAGCTGGTGCCGCAGTTGCACTTGCTGCAGGTGCAGCCACCGTTCTCCGCCTCCGCGGTCATGTCCATCCCACCGGCGCTCCTGCATACATCCCAAGATCAGCATACACAATTAGTTACAAAGGCCGCATGTGCTCGCTTGAAGTATGAGGTAATTAGTTAGTATAATTAACGAGCACGTACGCCTtgtgggtggcggcggcgacgaggaagACGTTGCCGGTGCTGGCGGCCTCGACGTCAGGGTACATGCCGCAGCCGTTGCAGCCGCTGCCGCACTTGCAGGCGTCACCGCAGCCGCACTTTCCTGAGCAGCACGACATCTTCGAGCTTGGTTGGGGCTGGATGGCCGGAGATGGATGCTTTGGTTGGCTTCTTGCTGGATTGCTTGATGGCTGGCTTGAGGAACTATGGCAAGGCGGCGAGGCGTATTTATAGGCGAGGCTGGGGTCGAGAGGCACGAAAAGGAATACGAGAGATGCTGCACGTACACGCGCACTTTGGGAAAGGATGGAGGGGAGTGAGCCAGGGACCACCGCCTGGGGAGGAGGAATAAGGATAGGGGCCTCACCCTCAAGTTGATTCCTTTTGTTTCTTCTAGCTTTCTTCTTTCTCTCTtcatttctttgtttctttgtttctttcttaCAAGGAACTGCAAAAGATAAAGTAGTAATATTCTTGAAAAAAGATGATATTTCATATTACTAGTATCAAAAAGAAAGATAAGGGTATACATTGTATATATTTGTCGGTCATGTTATAAGCGGAAATATCTGAAGCCAATTAGCAATGTGGTACACATCACATTCTTTGTACTCCCTTCGATCCATATTCCTTGATACTAAAATGGATGTATgtacaactaaaatgtgtctagatacatctatattagcaaGTAATATGAATTGGAAGAAGTACTTTTATTCTTTATTTATTTCTAACAAGAAAATGTAAATATATTGTTACCTCACAAAAAAAAATATGAATGGTTAAATTCAAACAAGGGTGATATTATTTTTGGGTTATTATTTTACATGCTTTACACACAAATTAGGGATTGCTAGAGGGAATGGTATTTCTTTTTAAACTTTTGGTATTAAATTCAGTCAAAATTAAACTGAACACTGTAAGTTTCGCAAAAAGTACCCATGTTCCAAACATTCCCTTGAGGGACAGTGTTAGGGGAAAAGTATGTTGCTACCAATGAAATTGTAAAGCATAAGTGTAATTGTACTTTGTGCTTCAGGGCGGAAGGCCAGGGAAAAGTTGATGGATAAAGGCCACCACAAAAGCTTGGCAACCCTTGGTTGTGATAGGTCTGGATAACgctaaaatttcaaaaaatatattCATATTTTATATATAGAATATTTTCAATAATTTTCACCCTTCATTGTCTTTAGGTGATCTATAATGTTTTGAAATCATGGACCTCTAGTTACCAATTCCCGAAGATCTTTGTATTGTTCTAACTGGATAGAGTATATCATCCGGTGCCAATAAATTCAAATGAGCTCTATCTAGGCCCTGTGAGCTCGGCAGCATAACATGCCGTTACATTTGTTATATGCGCCTCTTGGCATTTCTTCTATATGAGTAATACACCTCTCGGAGTGTatttttcttgtagacagtggtCACAGTGCTCATGTTCTTTTTATATTTTAATAATTTTATGGCATGTGTAAATAAATAAATGCTTAAATATAACACCCATGAAGATTCTTTGTTAGCCCCTCATTCTTTTCATTTAGTGCAGACCGAATACAACCTCAATTATTCACGGGATTTTGCACATGCAACAGTGTATTCCATCATGTGCGAGCTTTTTCTCAGAATATTTTGAAGCTTCAAACTAAACATTTTGAATTATTGTTTCGAAATGGAAGGAGTACATGCGCTTGTGAGTAACATGTATGTCCCGTTCAGCACATGAACTTTTGTTTTACATGTGAAAGCAATGATGCAATAAAGGTAAGATGGAAGTGAGTGGATGGCGCCAATTCTTGTCCACCCTGCCGAAAGCTCTATCTACGGCTACGAAGTTCTTGACTTAATTATTTTCTTACAGAAACGGCGCCTATGACTTTGTATGGAGATAACTATCGCCGATATTTCGCATGGCACCTACAGTGCTACAGGATAGCCGCATTTATATCTTTTTGTCATGGAGATAATTAAAGAAGAGAGGGATACGATAAGACCAATTACTTTTCATGAGATATGGTATCCGCTCGACACAAGGAATAAGATTTGGTTGTATCTAGTGATGCAAAGGCCCGTGGAGAGTGATTTTTCCGCCCGTAGCGCTTAGATGCAACCATAGACGTGAAAAGTCGGAGATGCCTTGAGCCATGTATATACAGCTCCGAAACCACAAATATGGCCCGAGCTACATGGTGGCCGgttttttgaaaattttggaatcgtcattttcaagtttttt
Coding sequences within it:
- the LOC139829752 gene encoding metallothionein-like protein 2C isoform X1 encodes the protein MSCCSGKCGCGDACKCGSGCNGCGMYPDVEAASNGNIFLVAAATHKASAGGMEMAAETENGGCSCSKCNCGTSCGCSCCTC
- the LOC139829752 gene encoding metallothionein-like protein 2C isoform X2, producing MSCCSGKCGCGDACKCGSGCNGCGMYPDVEAASNGNIFLVAAATHKAAGGMEMAAETENGGCSCSKCNCGTSCGCSCCTC
- the LOC127346182 gene encoding metallothionein-like protein 2C — its product is MSCCSGKCGCGDACKCGSGCNGCGMYPDVEAASTGNVFLVAAATHKASAGGMDMTAEAENGGCTCSKCNCGTSCGCSCCTC